The region TATTCTCAGGGGACTCAAGagtatttcagaataaaagtctgtTTTTGAGGACTTCAGGGTAAAATCAGATAGATCTGCTGCTGCCGCtagtttgatgttttattttgaaaacaggaTGTGTAATCTTTAACATGAATTGAAAAATAAGCTCTATAATTTTTAGGATTTTGATCCATCTCAAAGATGCAAAACCAGAACTCAGAGAAGAAGTTGGTTCTCCCACAAGTTCGATACCACCCATCCATCCAGAACCAGAGCACCACAACGAGAACCACGACAGGAACCACAACGAGAACCACGACAGGAACCACAGCCAGGACCAGAACAAATAGTGGAAAATCAACCGGAACCAGAAACACAAGCAGAGCTCAGCCAAACCAGAACATCAGACCTGACAGAAGAACAGATGATGACCCAGAAGAGACCGGTTCAGCTCCGAGTCCAGACCCAGTCCAGGACTTGGGTCCAAAGGGCGTTGAAGCCCTCCCCTCCCCTGGTCTGGTATTATTCCGGTCGTCCCTGGACCCACGTGATGTGGAGCAGGTGGAGGTTCTGACCAGAGGACAGAGAACCAACCCAGCCTGGTTCTCCTGGAGGAAGAACCGGATCACGGCATCCATTGCTCACCAGATCACTCACAGCCGATTCGCTAACGGAACCAGCAAAACTCCGCCCCTTTCCTACCTGTCTGCTATCACAGGTAAGACGCCCCCACAGAATAATCTTAGCCTGGATCATCAGAACCTAATCTGTGAGACCTCAGGTGAGGCCAAACCGGTTCAGACCAGAGCAATGGACTGGGGTGTCAGGATGGAGGCGGAGGCCGTGGACAGCTACCAGgtgacttttattctgaaacacAGGGTTTTACTTTGAAACGTGGAGCTCATAATCGGCGAtgtcattattattgatgatgtcactggttaTGTCACCATCAGAAACTGAAGTCTGCGTCCCTGCGGCGCCGCGTCTCCATCCTGTCGTGCGGCCTCTTTGTTGACGCCCACCGGCCCTGGTTGGCTGCCAGTCCTGACGGCATCGTGACGGACAGCGTCAGCGGCCAATGGCTGAGCTGCCTGGAGGTGAAGTGTCCgtacaaacacagaaacacacggGTAGAGGACGCCTGCAGGGACGACGCACACTTCTGTCTGGAGATACTGGACCAGGACGCCGAGGTAGACCAAAGTCAGGATCATTAGAGTCAGGGTCATTAAAGTCAGGGTCATTAAAATCTGGAATCGTGACTATTGTCAGGGTCATTAAAGTCAGGATAAATAAAGACAAGATATTAGAGTCAGGATAATTAAAGTCAGTGTTGTGATTAAAGTCAGTATCATTAAAGTCAAGGTCAATAAAGTCAGGATCATGTGACTTAAGTCAGGATTATTAAAGTCTGAATCATGTGACTAAAGTTTTGATCAATAAAGTCAGGATCATTAGAGTCAGGATCATTAAAGTCAGGAATCATGTGACTAAAGTTAGGATCAATAAAATCAGGATCATTCGAGTCAGGGTCATTCAAATCTGGAATCGTGACTGTCAGGGTCATTAAAGTCAGGATAAATAAAGACAAGATATTAGAGTCAGGATCATTAAAGTCAGGAATCATGTGACTAAAGTCAGAATAATTAAAGTCAGAATGATGTGATTAAAGTCAGGATCATTAAAGTCAAGGTCAATAAAGTCAGGATCATGTGACTAATGTCAGGATAATTAAAGTCAGGATGACGATAGTGTGatttgtgtgtctctgtgcaGCCCCCGGTGTATGTGCTGAAACGGTCCCATCAGTACTTCACACAGGTCCAGGTCCAGCTGGCGGTCACTGGTCTGCACAAAGCCGACTTTGTTGTTTACACCCTGAAGGAGACGGCCATCGTCccagtgacctttgacccctcgCTGTGGGAGGACACCGTGTCCAAACTGGAGACGTTCTACAGAGACGCCGTCCTCCCTCACATCGACCCCATGATGCAAAGAGTCCAAGCTGCGGAACTGTAGACCTCCAGGATCATTCAGGGTTAACTCAAAGCAGGTTTATTTTGTTTGGGATTTCGAGGATGTAATCCAGGTTTATTTGAACCTGATTTACCTAAAATATTTGAGTTTAAGTTTCAGTTTAATTATGAGTCAGTTTTACTCAAACCAGTAGTtttaagaaaatacaaattttagTTTGACAGAATAAGTTAAAGATGtacaaaaccactttttttatgataataaatgttttatcaaatctaattttctgagacactgaatttttatgttttcattttctgtgagacatatataaatatatatagctatatactgtatataaaggcttgaaatatttcacactGTCATGAGTCTTTTTTATAGATGGGTTTGCCTTTCTGAAATGAAACCTTTTCATGATAATCTAATGTTTTTAACATTATCAGTCACTTAGAATTGCCTAAAGCTGCCTGGGCCTGGCCATTTTAACAAATCGATAACGATAATTACAGCCTTAAGTGGTTCCCTTAATCCCTCAAACTGGGATTAAGGGAATCACTGATCAGAATATAGCAGCAGAGTTTTATAGATCAGGTTAATGTAAACCAGGTTTAGCATATTTTAAACCACTCCCATAGACACTCACCAGATGGATCCTCATAGATCCTGGTCCTGAACGTGGATCGGAGAAACGGATCTGTGAACAGGAGAAGAAGAGTCTCTGTGCTCAGCAGCGCTACTTGCAGGAGCTAACAGCTAATAGCTCCAAAAGCTAACAGAGCTAAAGGctaacagaaaaaaactgaGCTAATAGCTAAAGGCTAACAAAACTAATGGAGCTAaaggctaacgttagcatgagGCAGGTTGTACTGCAGGATGAAATAAACCAAGCTTTTCTCTGATATCATGACTTTATTCATCAATGACCTCCTGTTAAAATGTCCAATCAGTTGCTCGCACACAGTTCAGAggagctgattggctgaaagtgTCCATGGGGGGTGGGGCCTACAGGTAGCCCTCCTTCCTGAACTGCTCGTGCAGGATGTCGCGGTATTCGTCAAAGCCTCCGTCGATCCTACGTACGCTGCCGTTCTCACACACCCACAGCTCCCTGCACACCAACCTGATCAGACGCTCGTCATGGGACACCAGGATGACTCCGCCCTGGAAGTGACATCACATACACATGAgatgctcacacagtcacacacacagtcacactcaCTAACACTCACTCTGAACTTGCTGAGAGCCTTGGCCAGAGCCTCGATAGTCTCCATGTCCAGGTGATTGGTCGGCTCGTCCAGGACGTAAAAGTTTGGactaaaaacaggaaatgacatCATGTCATCGTTACCGGTTTGTGATGACATCAGTACTAACTAGTTAGCAGTAGCTGGTCTCAGAGACTCACTCTGGAAATCTGCTGGTGTCTTACAGCAGTTGGTGATCATGTTAACTGGTGATTGAGTGTGAGCTGGTCATCACTTAACACAGACACCAGTTTGAGCATAACAGCAGTGAAGCTCGACCAACTCTACTAGTCTGTTTAATGATTTATACTGGTCTTACAGGCTTTTAAGGTGAATTCCTCAGTGAATGTGACATTAATGAAGTAATGTTGATGACAATGTGAAcgtgtctgtttttgttctttcagGATTCAGTGAGTCATGATGAGGTTTATGTGTGGTTGTCATAGTTACCATGGCATGGTCATCTGTGCAAAGGCCACACGGCTCTTCTGCCCCCCCGACAGGCTGGCCACCGGCCGGGTGGCCAGTTCACCCGTTATACCATAACCACCCAGCTGGTGGCGGTACTCTTCTTCTGTACgacctaaacacacacacacacacacacacacacacacacagtcaactATAGCCACAGGATGCATCTGTAGTTGACGATGAGGTTGCCGTGGTTACCAGGGAACCTGTTGAGCAGCAGCTCCACAGAGCAGACGTTCAGGTCCAGCTGGTCCACGTGATGCTGACTGAAGTATCCGATCTTTAGGTTCCTAAGGAGACGTGGAggtcagtgatgatgtcacaggtacACATACATTATGGCTGTGTTGAAGatgtcatcctaacgtactactcatactaagtgtgacgtctaaatgagtatgtagtgcatccatattagatagtatgaaaagctTGAGTATGTGAGAGATACCAGgttgtatactatatggggacattttttaagtatgcacggtgagcacactagttacactcaactgtcccatgatgcattgggaggtgaatgtaaaatggtcctgggactggcttcaagctaaaaattaaactccgcttttccaaaataaaagcatctcttcttgtcttcaattagtttttttatttttaagttttgtaaatagggctcttattttgaagttaacaggaagtttaatcAGTAGatcaatggagggtctctgaaaatgtgtgagtGAAATGCGTCTACGagagttttatgaatcaaatgagcacatgtcgatattctacttggtcactttctcactaaattttttttcagaactttcaaagtaaaggttgaaaatcaacagagatatttagcctcagtgtatttcaggtttttaatgctgtaggttccaaatgcatcttgggaaacgtggaagtatactttagtggaaacgctcatcatcctaatcatactatagtatatacgagacagtatatattcattgagtttgtagtagaTAGTATGTCAGTGTGCGTCATGGTGGACGTGCTTAGTGCTGATTGGTCCATAGCTCACCTGTGAGCCTGTCGGACTCCGTTAACCGGCGTTAACTCGCCCATCAGCAGCTTCAGAGCCGTCGTTTTTCCTGCTCCGTTCTCTCCCACCTGAggacaaacacgcacacacatgttaATCCCTGCATGTTGTTTCTAAATTAACTTCCGAAATGTATGAAGGCTGATTAGTGCCACATAAGCTCTGAGTGTCGTTGTTCCCTGATCATATGCTGGTCTTGGTTGTCTGTGAGAAAATGTGAAAGTGCTGGTTGACTTTGTGGCACTAACAGACCTCcgtacatatatacagtacgtaCGATGCAGATTCGAGACTCGAGATCTGCGGACAGGTTGAGGCCTTTGAAGAGCGGTCTATCTGGGCTGTAGAAGAactccacctcatccagctggAGGATGGGAGGAGACAACTTCTCAAAGTTATCAGGAAACCTGCAGCAGACACAAGGAGAGTGAAGAAGAAGAGCCAACACCATAGGGCAGAGTATGGAGGGGGCAGAGCTTCACCTCAGTGTGACCTCAGTCTCCTTCTCGATTGGCTTTAACTCCGGTCTGTgaagaagacacacacacacacgcacacaaaatgtgaaacctacacacacacacacgcacaatgtgaaacccacacacacacaaaactcacAGTTTTTCCAGTAGTTTGAGTTTACTCTGAACCTGAGCAGCTCTGTTAGCATTGTACCGGAACCTGTCGAtgaacacctacacacacagacacagacagacacagacacacagacacagacattaTCACAGTTGTCCATGGCCCTCACTCTTAACCCACCaacagagttttttttaatgtgtctgtaCTTGGATGTGTCGTCTGTACGGTggagtaaattacatttttaaattacaattacatcttcagttatccatgttcaactaaaactcaattatgattacattgactggcattttttccaattacaattaaagttacaattattatttttcccttgAAATTCTAATTACAAAggcaacattttttatatattgtatatatatgttttattatgcaattacaattataattgactccaaccctggtggTCTGTACCTGGATGTGTTGTCTGTACTGCAGCTGAGCTTCGTACTCTCTTTGCTGGTTCTTCAATCTGTCTTCTTTGGTTTTGATAAAGTTTTCATAGTTGCCGCGGTAACCGTCTAGCCTCTGGGAGTGAAGGTGGACGATGTCGGTAACCACGGCGTTCAGGAAGTTCCTGTCATGGGAAACGACCAAGATGGTGGACTGCCACGTCTGAGGAGGGACGGACACGCTTGAGTTAGAACACACATAGCTCACAGCTAATGGCTAACAGAGCTAATAGCTAACACAGCTCACAGCAGGAGTCCCACCTGAAGGTAATCCTCCAACCACAGGATGGCTCGAACATCCAACATGTTGGTCGGctctgaaaaacaacaacaacgttTAGAGTCAAACCAACAACACACTGCAGCACATCACTAAGTATGCATCATCATAGCAACCACAGCCTCAGACTCACCGTCCAGTAGCAGGAGGTCTGgcctgcaaacacacacacatttataatatttcataacaaatataattaataataattacatttctaatAACATTAATTATGTCATctgaggctccgcccacctggcAAACAGGGCCCTGGCAAGAGCGAGTCTCATCCTCCATCCTCCAGAGAACTCCCTGAACATACACACAGTTACTGACTGTCTGTGATTAACtggcacgcgcacacgcactcACCGCGTCTGCTGCTGTTGCATTCTGGGAGAAAAGCCCAGACCTGCCAGGATGACCGAGGCTCTGATTGGAGGAGACACACATGAGTCAAAGCACAGCTAAGCTAACTGTTTGGGGGTAGTCATGGTTACCGAGCCGGAGCTTTGTCTGCTTCGATCTCCTCCAGCTTCCCGTAAATCTCTGACAGCCGCACGCTCTCAGTGCCCTCAGCGCTGAGAGGAAAGCACATGGTCAGAGGAGGCAAAACTATAAAGCACACAGTCAGAGGGGTGGGGCTATGTTCGTAGGGTCTTACGTTCCGTTGGCGATGCGAGCGTTCAGCGTGCGTTCTTCGTCCAGTAGCCCCTCCCTCGTGGTGTCGCTTTCCAGAACACTCTGCAGCGCCGCTGTGTCGTCTCCAGCCACTTCCTGTTCCACGTGCAGGATT is a window of Gouania willdenowi chromosome 13, fGouWil2.1, whole genome shotgun sequence DNA encoding:
- the LOC114474256 gene encoding uncharacterized protein LOC114474256 isoform X1, yielding MQNQNSEKKLVLPQVRYHPSIQNQSTTTRTTTGTTTRTTTGTTARTRTNSGKSTGTRNTSRAQPNQNIRPDRRTDDDPEETGSAPSPDPVQDLGPKGVEALPSPGLVLFRSSLDPRDVEQVEVLTRGQRTNPAWFSWRKNRITASIAHQITHSRFANGTSKTPPLSYLSAITGKTPPQNNLSLDHQNLICETSGEAKPVQTRAMDWGVRMEAEAVDSYQKLKSASLRRRVSILSCGLFVDAHRPWLAASPDGIVTDSVSGQWLSCLEVKCPYKHRNTRVEDACRDDAHFCLEILDQDAEPPVYVLKRSHQYFTQVQVQLAVTGLHKADFVVYTLKETAIVPVTFDPSLWEDTVSKLETFYRDAVLPHIDPMMQRVQAAEL
- the LOC114474256 gene encoding uncharacterized protein LOC114474256 isoform X2 — protein: MQNQNSEKKLVLPQVRYHPSIQNQSTTTRTTTGTTTRTTTGTTARTRTNSGKSTGTRNTSRAQPNQNIRPDRRTDDDPEETGSAPSPDPVQDLGPKGVEALPSPGLVLFRSSLDPRDVEQVEVLTRGQRTNPAWFSWRKNRITASIAHQITHSRFANGTSKTPPLSYLSAITGEAKPVQTRAMDWGVRMEAEAVDSYQKLKSASLRRRVSILSCGLFVDAHRPWLAASPDGIVTDSVSGQWLSCLEVKCPYKHRNTRVEDACRDDAHFCLEILDQDAEPPVYVLKRSHQYFTQVQVQLAVTGLHKADFVVYTLKETAIVPVTFDPSLWEDTVSKLETFYRDAVLPHIDPMMQRVQAAEL
- the abcf3 gene encoding ATP-binding cassette sub-family F member 3, giving the protein MLSHVHACAPGLVRVGIMATYVEILKTEFPEIDVELFDYITGVLECGRTDFEDGDEVFEAVGGVLQEVSEDRQNEEGVRNICIQMFNTLRVSRDGSQKQVLLDAPVQLSQISADTGPQTTDVEGIWMMKRSQNSTVDAKKLEKAEAKLKAKHERRNEKDSQKSSNPLVLEEASASQASSKKDSRVDQSGKNRSYDIRIENFDVSFGERVLLQGAELSLASGRRYGLIGRNGLGKTTLLKMLASRSLRVPAHISILHVEQEVAGDDTAALQSVLESDTTREGLLDEERTLNARIANGTAEGTESVRLSEIYGKLEEIEADKAPARASVILAGLGFSPRMQQQQTREFSGGWRMRLALARALFARPDLLLLDEPTNMLDVRAILWLEDYLQTWQSTILVVSHDRNFLNAVVTDIVHLHSQRLDGYRGNYENFIKTKEDRLKNQQREYEAQLQYRQHIQVFIDRFRYNANRAAQVQSKLKLLEKLPELKPIEKETEVTLRFPDNFEKLSPPILQLDEVEFFYSPDRPLFKGLNLSADLESRICIVGENGAGKTTALKLLMGELTPVNGVRQAHRNLKIGYFSQHHVDQLDLNVCSVELLLNRFPGRTEEEYRHQLGGYGITGELATRPVASLSGGQKSRVAFAQMTMPCPNFYVLDEPTNHLDMETIEALAKALSKFRGGVILVSHDERLIRLVCRELWVCENGSVRRIDGGFDEYRDILHEQFRKEGYL